In the genome of Pelorhabdus rhamnosifermentans, one region contains:
- a CDS encoding DUF6143 family protein gives GTETASNLVTPSNMTLFMNRRPAVELKFAQEISDVPNDGVNPFDRVIPAITTVVAEKEGMFIIPPGGSFGIFLVGQELACLQARIAFGWWEEKKRIIRRSRHLKTIAEQKTRVVSE, from the coding sequence GGGACAGAAACTGCTTCCAATCTGGTAACGCCGTCTAATATGACATTATTTATGAACCGGAGACCGGCAGTGGAGTTGAAATTTGCTCAAGAGATTTCTGATGTGCCAAATGACGGAGTGAATCCTTTTGATAGGGTAATTCCTGCCATAACGACAGTTGTAGCAGAAAAAGAGGGAATGTTTATTATTCCGCCGGGAGGTTCTTTTGGCATCTTTTTAGTAGGGCAGGAGCTAGCCTGCTTGCAGGCTAGAATTGCTTTTGGCTGGTGGGAAGAAAAGAAAAGAATCATAAGAAGATCAAGACATTTAAAGACTATAGCCGAACAAAAAACAAGGGTGGTCTCAGAATAA